One genomic region from Harpia harpyja isolate bHarHar1 chromosome 1, bHarHar1 primary haplotype, whole genome shotgun sequence encodes:
- the NME8 gene encoding thioredoxin domain-containing protein 3, whose product MAGKKKEIQFQAIITNQNQWDEMLLTRGVVVIDVYQAWCGPCKAVVNLFRKLKNEFGEDDVLHFAVAEADSIPTLQPFRNKCEPVFLFCVNGKIITIVRGVNAPLISKKITELVQEEREIAAGQKERDEVDELVFLEEKSSEETLEEPVPEEVVVRYSVGLLKPDDVLKGRIEEIKQKIRDAGFDIEAAEEKMLTEEQIRVFYARNKEQPDFDDFVQFMMSGPCHVLVITKKEATDAIPHWKELHQSSESAPDEPEKPDRLEGTHETESILNVCDVQDSVEDASRQLAFFFPNFGIKRTDQKVEKTLALIRPSLLKERRHSVLQRIKDDGFKIAMQKEIILSEEQTREFYKEHENQDYFPVLLEQMTSGPTLILALTRENAVAHWRDLLGPKTVEEAMKENPNSLRAKYAVNNIPIDQLHGSSTPDDAQKELQFFFPQEHTLALIKPAAAKKHKDDIMQKVKEAGFTISKIKEEALTREMATQFYKDHKGKPFFEHLVTCMTEGPSVVMILTKENAVEEWRQLMGPTDPEVAKATSPESLRAQFAQDILSNAVHGSSNREHALKSIECIFGEIDID is encoded by the exons ATGGCAGGCaagaagaaagaaatcca ATTTCAGGCCATAATAACCAATCAAAACCAGTGGGATGAAATGTTGCTGACAAGAGGTGTAGTAG TGATAGATGTGTATCAAGCTTGGTGTGGTCCTTGCAAAGCTGTGGTGAATTTATTCAGAAAACTGAAGAACGAATTTGGTGAAGATGATGTGTTGCATTTTGCAGTG GCAGAGGCTGACAGCATTCCAACTCTGCAACCATTTAGGAATAAATGTGAAcctgtctttcttttttgtgtt aaTGGCAAAATTATTACAATAGTGAGAGGTGTAAATGCTCCTCTTATAAGTAAGAAAATAACAGAGCTAGTGCAAGAAGAGAGGGAAATTGCAGCTGGACAGAAGGAACGTGACGAG GTAGATGAACTTGTTTTCCTAGAAGAGAAATCGTCGGAAGAGACTCTTGAGGAGCCTGTACCTGAGG aagTAGTAGTCAGATATTCTGTTGGACTTCTAAAACCTGATGATGTCTTAAAGGGACGCAtagaagaaattaaacaaaag ATTAGAGATGCAGGATTTGACAttgaagcagcagaagagaaaatgctAACTGAAGAGCAGATCAGAGTGTTCTATGCCCGAAATAAAGAACAg CCTGATTTTGATGATTTTGTTCAATTCATGATGAGTGGACCATGCCACGTTTTGGTAATCACTAAAAAAGAAGCAACTGATGCTATTCCTCACTGGAAAGAACTACATCAATCGAGTGAGAGTGCGCCTGATGAGCCTGAGAAGCCAGACAG GTTGGAAGGAACCCATGAAACTGAGAGTATATTGAATGTATGTGATGTGCAAGACAGTGTAGAAGATGCCAGTAGACAACTTGCCTTCTTTTTCCCAAATTTTGGAATAAAGAGGACAGACCAAAAGGTTGAAAAGACTTTGGCCTTAATTAGACCTTCTCTCTTAAAGGAAAGACGAC ATTCTGTCCTGCAAAGAATAAAGGACGATGGCTTCAAAATAGcaatgcagaaagaaataatCCTATCTGAAGAACAAACACGTGAATTCTACAAAGAGCATGAAAATCAAGACTACTTCCCAGTCCTTCTAGAGCAAATGACCAG TGGTCCAACTCTTATACTTGCTCTAACACGAGAAAATGCAGTAGCACACTGGAGAGATTTATTAGGCCCAAAGACTGTTGAAGAGGCTATGAAGGAAAATCCGAACAG TTTACGTGCAAAGTATGCAGTCAACAACATACCTATTGATCAACTGCATGGTAGTTCTACACCCGATGATGCTCAGAAAGAATTACAGTTCTTCTTCCCTCAGGAGCACACTTTGGCATTAATCAAACCTGCAGCTGCTAAAAAGCATAAAG ATGACATTATGCAAAAAGTTAAAGAGGCTGGATTTACCATCTCAAAGATTAAAGAAGAAGCTTTAACACGTGAAATGGCTACACAGTTTTATAAGGATCACAAAGGAAAACCCTTTTTTGAACATTTAGTGACGTGTATGACTGA GGGCCCATCGGTGGTAATGATCTTaacaaaggaaaatgctgtggaagAGTGGAGGCAACTAATGGGTCCAACTGATCCAGAAGTGGCAAAAGCGACCTCTCCTGAATCACTTCGAGCTCAGTTTGCACAAGATATTTTGTCTAACGCTGTTCATGGATCATCTAATAGAGAACATGCACTGAAAAGCATTGAGTGCATATTTGGAGAGATTGATATAGATTGA